From Elstera cyanobacteriorum:
GACCCCGACCCCGCCAATGATCACCAGCTCGACCGGCTGGATCAAAATGTCAAAGCGGCCGCCGAGGAGGGCAAAACTGCCGAAGACCGCGAAAAGGATGACTGCGAAACCGGCGATCTTCAGCATGGACTCACTCCGACGTTCTGTTCCGATTGTCCAAGTCGACAAAATGAAGGCTGCGCAAGCGCTTCGCCCCAATAACTCTTTATACCGTTTACCAGTCGGGCGGAAACCCGTCAAGGTAAGCAATGAATTGTATACGTATTACAAGGGCTTGGCAAAAGGACATAAGATCGTGTTAGAAGCAGGGGCGTGGTCCCCGCTTTCCCTTTGCCGTGAGGTTGGCCGATGCAGACGCCTGCGACCCCCAAGTTTACCACACGCGAGTTCCGCGATGTGCTGGGCAATTTTGCCACAGGTATCGCCGTCGTCACAAGCCGCGATACCGAGGGGCGGCCCGTGGGCTGCACGATCAACTCCTTCGCCTCCGTCTCGCTCGATCCGCCGCTAGTGTCCTTCTGCATCGACCGGCAGGCGGGAACCTTTGCCGCTTTTCAGTCGCACGGTCACTTCGCCCTGCATTTTTTGGCGGAGCATCAGGAGGAGGTCAGTCGCCGGTTTGCCAAAGCGGGGGAGGATAAGTTTGGGGCGGTCGAGCCGGTCGCTGGGATCGGCAATGTGCCGCTGCTGTCCGATTGTTTGGCCCATCTCGAATGTTCGGTTTATCAACGGATCGATGCCGGGGACCACGTGCTGATTTTGGGGCGGGTCGAGGCGTTTTCGTCGCGGAAAGATCTGCCGCCGCTACTCTATTTTCGGGGGCGCTATGCCCGCGTCGCCTCAGAATAAGGGCTTATCTCTGACAAAGATTTAATCGTGATTTAAGCTGCGGGGAGGCGGGGGCTGCGGTACATCGGTAGGGCCAGCCCCATCTTTCTTCGAAAGCCTCGCCATGTCGCTGCGTTATGTTCTTCTCCTCGCCCCGCTTGTTGCGCTTGCCGCCTGCCAAACGCCGGAAGAGCAGATGGCCGAGTACCGCTATAAATGCGCGCAGTTCGGTCACCGCAATGGCTCGCCGGAGCATAGCCGCTGCGTTGAAGGCCTTTATCGCGATGAGCAGAAGAACGACGCTATTCGCGACGCCGCCCGCCCCCGCTCGCAGACCTGCCGGGAGGAGCGCGATAAGAAGGGCCGCAAGACGACGTATTGCTATTGATCAGTCGGTCAATAGGCGCGACGGAAACCCAGCCTCGTTCAACGCCTCTAGAATATCGCGAACGTGATCGGCGCCGCGCGTTTCCATCATCGTATCGATTTCGGTCTGCTTGATTGGCACATCGAGGAACATGCGTTGATGGTGAACCTCAACGATATTGCCACCCGCCTTACCGATCACGTCGGAATAGCGGGACAGGGTGCCCGGCAGATCGCCGAGTTCGGAGCGGATGCGCACAAGCCGCCCGTCGCGCACCAAACCGCGCATGAGGATGGACGACAGTAGCCGCGCATCGATATTCCCGCCGCAGAGCAGCGTCCCGATTTTCTGACCCGTGAAACTTTCAGGACTGGCCAGTAAGGCGGCAATACCCGCCGCGCCCGCGCCTTCGGCGATCAAGTTCTGGGTTTCGGCAACCGTCTGCACCGCCTGTTCGATCCGTTCTTCTTCGACCGTGATAATCTCATCAACCAGATCGGCGATGACGGCCCGGGTCAAGAAGCCGGGGGTTTTGACGGCAATCCCTTCCGCCAACGTCATCCCGCCCGCCGGTTGCGGCTCGTGCTGCAATTGGCGCCGCATGGCATCGAACCCCTGAACTTGCACACCAACCAATCGAATAGTGGGCTTTAAGTGCTTGGCTGCGCAGGCGATCCCCGCCAGCAACCCGCCGCCCCCGATGGGGATAACCAGCGTGTCGAGGTCGGGCCGGTCGGTCAGCAACTCAAGCCCAATAGTGCCTTGGCCAGCCATGACCCCAAGATCGTCGTAAGGATGCACCAACGTCAGCCCGCGTTCTGCCGCGAGCCGGTGCGACGCGGCTTCCGACTCGGAAAAATCCTTTCCGATCAGAACGATATTCGCCCCATAGCGAGCGGTTTTTGCGACTTTAACGAAAGGCGTATGGGCGGGCATACAGATGGTGACCGGGATGCCAAGCCGCTGACCGTGATAGGCAAGCCCCTGGGCATGGTTGCCCGCCGAGGCGGCGATCACGCCCTTGGCCCGCGCGTCCGCCGACAGCAGATGAAGCCGGTTCAACGCCCCCCGTTCCTTAAAACTGCCGGTCCGCTGCAAGGTTTCGAGCTTCAACGCCACGGTCAGCCCGAGTTTCGCCGAAAGCGCCAGGGCATCGACGGTCGGGGTATGCAGAACTGCGCCGCGCAGGCGTTCGGCAGCAGCGGTGATGGCGTCGAAAGTCAGCGTCATGAAAACACTCGATCAGCAGATTAGGGCGGGGTCAGAGTCAGCAGGGTAGCGCCGGAGCGGGCGAGAGTGCTGGGTGTTCCGGTCAGCGGGCGCAACTCGCCGTTCTGCGCGCGGGTTAGGAACGTGTCATAGAACGGCGACAGCCGATGGCCGGACTGCCCCGTCGAAATTATGAAACCCGACCGGTCAAGATCGGCCAGATCATAGACTGCGCGATACCCGGCGCCATGCCCGGCATCGAAACTATCCCCGCGATAGGCCATGCGCTGAAGCGTATCATTGCCGCCATCCGCAGGCACCGACAGGCCGAACAACCGCCCGAGAACGGGAATACGCCCGAAGGCTGGATGATCGTGCCGGGCACGGTGCGCCTCCCCCCAGGTTGCCGAAGCGCCGACGGCGCGCTCGGCCTCCGCCAGGGACCGGCTGAGCTGATCGCGGCAAGTCTCAACGGTGGGGGTGGTGGAGGTGTCGCATAGCGGCGATTCGGTGCGCAGCAGGGTTAGCAGCACGCTCGACCGGGGGCGCCAGGGCCGCCCGCCATCCTGGACCAAAGCGGCAAGATCATCGGCCAGCAGGTTTTCCATCAGTTTTTTGCTGAACTCGGCAAACAGCAGCGGTTCCCTTGCTGCCTGACGCATCTGCTTATCCCAAGCCCGCAGGTTCTTTAGCGCTTTCGCGGCGGCAGGGTCGGGCGGCTCCCACCCCTCCATCAGGCCGATCAGGCGCCGGGCAAAAAGCGAGGTCGTATCCATTTGCAGGGCGGCCTCATCGTCCCGCCGCCGCCCGTGCGCCTGGTCTAACTGTTCAGCCAGCCGGTCGCCCCGGAAGGAATCGTCCCAGTTCTGGGCGATCATGACGGGATAGTCTGGGCTAACCAGGGCGTTATTGGCATTGGCGACATAGCCCTGTGCCGGGTCGCGCGTTTGCGGTAGCAGCGCCACTGGGGCGAAGCCAGCCCATTCGCTCGACCGTTCCCACCCGGGCATCGGCATCCAGCCGTCGCTTTGACGGCGCAGGGGGATGCGCGCGGCAGAGATCATGCCGATGCTGCCTTGATCGGTCGCCATAATGAAATTCTGCATCGGGGCGCCCATCACACTCGCGGCGGCCGTAAAGCTGCCCCAGTCGGATGCGGTGCTGATCCCGAGGAGGGCATCGGCGGACCGGTCGCCCGGCTGCAGGAAGGTGGCGTGCAGGGCAACCAGCGTTCGCGCATCACCAAGCCCCGGGGTAAGGGCGGGAAGGTCCGACAGGATCGGCCCGTTTGCGGTTCGGCGGACGGTCACAATCTCATCCGCCGACCAACGCACGCGGATCGTTTCCGTATGGGTTTCAATCGGGTCGGGATCGCCCTGCGGGCGGTCAACGGTGGTCGTGCTACCCTCGGTCAGCCGTTCCAGCACTAAATCCTGCGTATCGGCACCCGTGGTGGTCAGCCCCCAGGCCAGACGGCCATTATGCCCCAGCACAAGAAACGGAACCCCGGGAGCGGTCGCACCGACCAAGGTGCCATCACCCGTGACGATGCGGGCAAGATACCAGAGCGACGGCGCCGTCAGGCTAAGATGCGGATCGGACGCCAGCAGGGGCTTGCCGCTGTCGGTTCGGCTGCCCGCCACGGCCCAGGCGTTCGACGCTGTGCGCGGCTCGGCAAGGGGGGGAAGCCCCGCCAACATCTTCCGCATCGCGGGATCAACCTGTCGCCAGAGATCATCCCCGGCATCGGATCGCTGGCTTTGCCCCCCGACCCGCCCGAACAGCAGATCAACCGTCGCTTGGGGCATGCCTTGCGCCCGCATCCGCGCCCGCACGGCCTCGTCCCGCCAATTGCCGGAAAGCGCCATTCCCATCAGCTTGCCCCAGAGCAGACTATCGGTCGGTGTCCAGCTTTCCGGGGCAGGGAACACTAAATATTCGGGCGGCAAGGCACCCTTGCGTTGATACAGGTAGCTATTGACCCCCTCGGCATAGGCAATCAGCGCGGCCCGCGTTTCTGCCGATAGATCGACGAAATCACGCGCGGCCAAAGCCCGGAGGCCGAGCGTGCGCATAAACCGGTCGTTTTCCAACCCCATCGAACCGATGGCTTCCGCAAGGCGGCCGGAGGCGACGCGGCGCATCAAATCCATCTGAAACAGCCGGTCCTGGGCATGGACATACCCTAAGGCCCGATACCCATCGGCGGCGGTGCGGGCAAAGATATGCGGTACGCCGTCGCTATCCCGGTAAATGCCAACCTCGTGCTGAAGCCCGGCAACGGCGACGCGCCCGGTGATTTCAGGCAGGCCGGTCCGCAGATA
This genomic window contains:
- a CDS encoding threonine ammonia-lyase, with translation MTLTFDAITAAAERLRGAVLHTPTVDALALSAKLGLTVALKLETLQRTGSFKERGALNRLHLLSADARAKGVIAASAGNHAQGLAYHGQRLGIPVTICMPAHTPFVKVAKTARYGANIVLIGKDFSESEAASHRLAAERGLTLVHPYDDLGVMAGQGTIGLELLTDRPDLDTLVIPIGGGGLLAGIACAAKHLKPTIRLVGVQVQGFDAMRRQLQHEPQPAGGMTLAEGIAVKTPGFLTRAVIADLVDEIITVEEERIEQAVQTVAETQNLIAEGAGAAGIAALLASPESFTGQKIGTLLCGGNIDARLLSSILMRGLVRDGRLVRIRSELGDLPGTLSRYSDVIGKAGGNIVEVHHQRMFLDVPIKQTEIDTMMETRGADHVRDILEALNEAGFPSRLLTD
- a CDS encoding flavin reductase family protein; the protein is MQTPATPKFTTREFRDVLGNFATGIAVVTSRDTEGRPVGCTINSFASVSLDPPLVSFCIDRQAGTFAAFQSHGHFALHFLAEHQEEVSRRFAKAGEDKFGAVEPVAGIGNVPLLSDCLAHLECSVYQRIDAGDHVLILGRVEAFSSRKDLPPLLYFRGRYARVASE
- a CDS encoding penicillin acylase family protein, encoding MTRIGYGRTGPRIRGRRWGRLLIGVLLVPVLALAALWFYLRTGLPEITGRVAVAGLQHEVGIYRDSDGVPHIFARTAADGYRALGYVHAQDRLFQMDLMRRVASGRLAEAIGSMGLENDRFMRTLGLRALAARDFVDLSAETRAALIAYAEGVNSYLYQRKGALPPEYLVFPAPESWTPTDSLLWGKLMGMALSGNWRDEAVRARMRAQGMPQATVDLLFGRVGGQSQRSDAGDDLWRQVDPAMRKMLAGLPPLAEPRTASNAWAVAGSRTDSGKPLLASDPHLSLTAPSLWYLARIVTGDGTLVGATAPGVPFLVLGHNGRLAWGLTTTGADTQDLVLERLTEGSTTTVDRPQGDPDPIETHTETIRVRWSADEIVTVRRTANGPILSDLPALTPGLGDARTLVALHATFLQPGDRSADALLGISTASDWGSFTAAASVMGAPMQNFIMATDQGSIGMISAARIPLRRQSDGWMPMPGWERSSEWAGFAPVALLPQTRDPAQGYVANANNALVSPDYPVMIAQNWDDSFRGDRLAEQLDQAHGRRRDDEAALQMDTTSLFARRLIGLMEGWEPPDPAAAKALKNLRAWDKQMRQAAREPLLFAEFSKKLMENLLADDLAALVQDGGRPWRPRSSVLLTLLRTESPLCDTSTTPTVETCRDQLSRSLAEAERAVGASATWGEAHRARHDHPAFGRIPVLGRLFGLSVPADGGNDTLQRMAYRGDSFDAGHGAGYRAVYDLADLDRSGFIISTGQSGHRLSPFYDTFLTRAQNGELRPLTGTPSTLARSGATLLTLTPP